CGTATCAGGAAGCCAGTGAGTGTACATTTTCCATAACTTGGACAAAGAATTACATGTCTAACTGCGATTACTGCCAGTTGTCAAATCAAAGAAAACTCCCTCGCAGTATTCAtttcatcaacaaaaacaagcatattatgtatatgtataaaatgATAAACCGGATAAGACTAAGACTAAAGCTAACGaaaataaaatcacttaaatttgactaatactaataaaagaaatgttgcCAAACAACCATAactaaaatgaatcaaaataaaGTCTCAAAATGAACACTGCAGCTTTGAATCCCAGCTCACCTCGAACGGTAACCCCACTATCTTTACTTTACACTtactaaatcatttttatttctgacaAATACGGCAGAGTTTGAATTTGTGTTCCCGTCCTTTGCTCTCAGAGATTCATCTAAATGCGTGAAATAAATATGGAGATAAGCTCAAGGTCTTCATTTCCCAAGTGATGTTAAAACACTCGCACATTAGTTTTTATAGTAGTTGTCTGTGTACTTTATACAGATTTTAAGAGGGGTCATTTACACTCCTcgcatacataaaaaaaaaaaccttcaacatGTAATAATGGCACATACAAGgcagcttaaaaaaacacatttagcaATTTTGGTTCTTCAGAATAGCTGCAGTCGGAAGTGGAGGTGGAATAACCGCTGCTGGTACAAAGTTGGGCCATGTCTGGATTTTGTAAAAtaggaaattaaaaatgtatgttgacTGAACTGAAGTTGTGGTTACAGTAAAAGCATTTTCAGCCCTCTCATCATCAtacccttttttctctctgtgtgcagcGGGCCCTGGCTTCCCTCCCAACCCGATGCCTTATAGCCAGGCTGCATTCAGCCCCGGCCAGCCGGGGTACCCTCTGCAGCCTCCCGTCCAGCCGCAGCCCAAAGGTCCGAACCCGCACACAGACTACCTAGCCCAGCCAGCGTTCAACCCGGATTATACTGGATAATGGACCTCACTCTTAACCGCTCTTAACGTGCCACAATATTTTCAAACTTGGCAGAACTGAAGATGTGTAATTTGAATCGCTGAAGTGTCCCAGAGCTGTCTTGATTCATGTGTTTTGATGGTTAAATATGGAAATGTTATGACACATCTATAGCTGTTGTAGTGCATCTGTTCTGTGAATGAGTTGCCAAGCAAAAATGTAGATACCTCCTGGCTGGCATTGCATGGACGTACTATATCCAAgtggtgagattgttttctatatttacatatatttcttAATGACTCCATCTAGGTAAGTTACTCATGAAACCACTGAGTCTGATTCTAAAAAGTAAATGAAGTGCTTTGACATTTTCCAGCCTTCTTAACATGCCTCAACACCTCCCGCCTGGTTCCCGCTGATACTGTGCTCCGGCCGAACATGCCGGTCATTCATCATCTACAGTGATTGTAGTCAGACTCAGTGGTAAAACTTTGGAGCAGTTTTTGGTAGCCACGGCCATAATCTCATTGCTcccatgagttttttttttcagaacgGTGAAGGGCTTCGAACCTTTTCACGTACTTTATGATGCTTTATATGTGTTACTTGGGAACAAGTCAAGTCCAAAGTCTGTAATACGTCTCACTAGGTTTATCATAGAATTGTATAAATAAGGGTCGTCTTTGAAACCTTTAAGCAAAAGGGAACGTTCACCATGTCAATTCAACAAAATAAGCCTCGCTCACAGGCAAAGGTTTGTTTTGTTCGTATGCAAGGGAGAGTTTACATAAAgttttgtttctccttttttgctaggcatgttttcattcattgtttCCATCTTGCCTGTGTAACTGAGCTGAAGTTCATCGGCAGCTTTGAATGAAAAACCCAAaggagatatttttttcaaccaaacaaTCACAACAAGTTACAAATGTTGTTACAAAATGCAAGAAACAATTGTGCCTTCTTAgccacatcatttttttttatcaaactaaaGTATGCATGTAATTTACAACAGTTTGAAATCTCATTTTCTATTTATCCATGCATATTTCATTTGTCTGTTTCACAACGTGTTGTGTTACTTGTGTCATTATAACACGTTCACTTCAACCAGCCATATTATTTTGCAACTTTAGTTTCGAACTGCGTGTTATGAATCTTTAAAGGtcatctgtttttattattcagtATTTTGTTATTTGCATTGTGAAGTCCTTTCTTCTTTCTGGAAATTGTCATCACCATTGCCTTAATTAGACTGCACCAGCATAACAGTCAGTTTTGAATAGGTAgtctgttgtttcttttttatctaaaaACTATACTGCTCTGCATTGACACTTCTGCTTTCTGCTGACTGAAATGACTTGAAAACAGTTTTTGCTAAAGTTATCTTTTTTCTTATGAGCCAGCTGAACCTGCAGATGTACAGTCACAGCTCATATGACGAGCCAGACCTTGAACTTTTAACCCCCCTGCTATTTCAGCTTCCCCAACATAGTACCTAATATATTCAACCTCAGTGTTTCATTACATGTGAGTATAACGGGTACAGGTTTCAGAATGACTTTCAGACGCATCCATGCTGTGGCTTATTTCATTTTACCAGCTGATGTGAGACATGCCAGCTAATGAATGGCCCCTGATGTCCTCACATATCTTTGTAATTTGTAAGCAGTTCATTTGTGGggaatgtgcatgtgtttttcttacatCGACAGTCAGTGTACTTTCCTGTAAGATTGCCATTTGTGTGAAGTCTGTctttataaatgtattcttCCTGTGATTTCAGTCCTTTGGCCAGTGTTGTTTCTTCAAGATGACTGGAGTTGGAGTGTTTTTATTCGCGTGTGGATTAtagccattttttttctttatgaaagACCTACCAGCAGATATTTATTCTTATTCCATCCGTTTCTCATCCAAGAATATTTAGCATTGATGCTACTTTGACAAtatgttaattcattttattttgttaaaatccCACCagttattcaataaaatatatatatatatttgtttttcccaACTTATGAATTTTCAGTATAGAAAATTATAACTCAAAGTGCACTTTTTTTCGATGTTAGTGgctgtaaaatatattacacCTATATATAGACCCTCAGATAACAACACTGaacagccatgctagctgctctgCGAGGCTGTGCTGGGGTGATTTGACCTTCAAGCTAATGCAAGCATtcatatttttagtttttaatatttaatatttagcgTAATGTTCACCATTTCAGCtgtagcctgttagcatgctaccatctgctaattagcaccaaacacaGCTGAGTTTTTTGCAAGCATATGAattcataaaccaaagtattggatcAATTCAAATTTtggacctgatgatggtgcttaATGAAAAGTTAGAGGACCAcgaaagttattacaattcatcctgaggggaacataaATATCTTTGTCCAATAGCTTCTGATATACTTCAGTATTGACTAGCATGTCTAAAACGAAGTTAGTAAAGAGGGTGAATTTAATTAAGCCATGCAAGTATCAGACATAAACCTTGAGACTCTATAATAAGAACAGAATACCCAAAtataatttttgtttttcacaaataTTGTTGAGCTAACAGCTAAATGTGTAAGTGGCTTCTTAGGCCTGCTCGTCCATGTTGGGGTAACCACGAAAACATGTAAGTATACATtaagtaaagaaaatatatatagatatacatttatTGAGGGTGTGGAAGGGGATGTTGTGTAATACGGAAAGTTCAAGGGAGGTGGGTGGAAGCAGATAATAATACTGTCAAGTTTGGGTGGAGTTGACTTCAAGTATTGCTTAactgcacaaaaaaagagactgaaaTTTAGCAATGCTGCAGTAGATCTACTTGTGGCCTCCTATAGAAGCTGCTCAATTTCAAGCATTTCCTTTGATATCATAAAGGGCatttaatagtaaaaataattacattttaattaatttgtgcaGCTTAAAGGGAGGTGAAGTAGAGCCAGTGTGCCAAAacatagaattaaaaaaagttttctaaTTACTTATTTGTCTTAATGCAACCGTCTTGGCCACCTCACATATGAAACACAAGTATCAGTACTAAGACACTCAACAAAACCTAATTTGTTAAAGTGCAGGACTCCcttttgcaaaaaacaataaataatccAGTGGCAGGTCTCTCCCATGATGTGAGGAATGCTGTTGGGCTACTTGCTACAGGgtgggacagacagacagacagacaggttgaaACTGTTCACTGCAGAGTCATTTCCTTATATCTCGTTGCAGTTATGGTTCCAGGTGTCTTGTCCGGtcttgtgtgtgttctgtgtttgatCCTGCTCCCAGCTGTATGgggtgagttttattttggtgttttttccaCAAGTATAGGAACTTTCAGTTGTATGCAGACAGTCagtcacaaaatgaaaacacttaaaacacttaaaTCAGGTAACCATCAGACGCCACAGTTTCATAACTACAACTTTGATTTTACCTCTTTGTGGCAGTGACACTTGTTTTTAGCTTGTATCTACATGTATGTTTAACTTGTTTAGCTGTTAATATCTCCCCCTCAGTACTTTTCACCATGACTCAGTGTTTTACATGTTACAGCCGATGACTGTAGCAGCTTCGAGGACAGAGATGGTTACCACCACAAGGCTCAGCAATGTGGCAATGAGTACTGCTGTGGAAACTGCAAGAATAAATACTGCTGCAGTGAAAGAATATACCATCTTTCTCAAACTGAACAACAAGACTGTTATGGAGGAAGGTGTGCTCTTACTTAAGACctgtgtttaaagaaaatgtcagcTCCAGAATTATAAACAATATCAGtatttttaagaaatgaaaatgtattttctctgtcttttccccAGTTTTTCTGGTATTGGCAAATCAAAGCGCATTGCTCTGCTCCTGGGAAGCATTTTAGGGACAATTCTTCCGATtgccttctgtgtgtgtctcatcaTCTGCTGTGTGGCTCCGTGCTGCTTGTTCTTCAAGAAGTGTCGAAAAGGACGCAACCAACACCCACGTGGTACAACACATTTTTGGTTGCAGTTTAGTTTGTGCAGGAAAC
This portion of the Anoplopoma fimbria isolate UVic2021 breed Golden Eagle Sablefish chromosome 17, Afim_UVic_2022, whole genome shotgun sequence genome encodes:
- the LOC129105294 gene encoding LOW QUALITY PROTEIN: protein shisa-5-like (The sequence of the model RefSeq protein was modified relative to this genomic sequence to represent the inferred CDS: deleted 2 bases in 1 codon), producing MVPGVLSGLVCVLCLILLPAVWADDCSSFEDRDGYHHKAQQCGNEYCCGNCKNKYCCSERIYHLSQTEQQDCYGKVCSYLRPVFKENRIALLLGSILGTILPIAFCVCLIICCVAPCCLFFKKCRKGRNQHPRATTALVNLPQHPPYQPAGYQPTYPGYQPVPAQPGYGSLPIPTAPPPYMETEDPAHLPVAFPAGVPMGPFPGKPYALPPHPDAPLAYNPAYVPNS